A portion of the Sus scrofa isolate TJ Tabasco breed Duroc chromosome 5, Sscrofa11.1, whole genome shotgun sequence genome contains these proteins:
- the CTDSP2 gene encoding carboxy-terminal domain RNA polymerase II polypeptide A small phosphatase 2 codes for MEHGSIITQARREDALVLTKQGLVSKSSPKKPRGRNIFKALFCCFGAQHVGQSSSSTELSAYKEEANTIAKSDLLQCLQYQFYQIPGTCLLPEVTEEDQGRICVVIDLDETLVHSSFKPINNADFIVPVEIEGTTHQVYVLKRPYVDEFLRRMGELFECVLFTASLAKYADPVTDLLDRCGVFRARLFRESCVFHQGCYVKDLSRLGRDLRKTLILDNSPASYIFHPENAVPVQSWFDDMADTELLNLIPIFEELSGAEDVYTSLGQLRAP; via the exons ATGGAACACGGCTCCATCATCACCCAGGCGCGGAGGGAAGACGCCCTGGTGCTCACCAAGCAAG GCCTGGTCTCCAAGTCCTCTCCTAAGAAGCCTCGTGGACGTAATATCTTCAAGGCCCTTTTCTGCTGTTTCGGAGCCCAGCATGTTGGCCAGTCCAGCTCCTCCACTGAGCTCTCCGCGTATAAGGAGGAAGCCAACACCATTGCTAAG TCGGATCTGCTCCAGTGTCTCCAGTACCAGTTTTATCAG ATCCCAGGGACCTGCCTGCTCCCAGAGGTGACAGAGGAAGATCAAGGAAGAATCTGTGTGGTCATTGACTTGGATGAAACTCTTGTGCATAGCTCCTTTAAG CCGATCAACAACGCTGACTTCATAGTGCCTGTAGAGATCGAGGGGACCACTCACCAG GTGTATGTGCTCAAGAGGCCTTATGTGGATGAGTTCCTGAGACGAATGGGGGAACTCTTTGAATGTGTTCTCTTCACTGCCAGCCTGGCCAAG TATGCCGACCCTGTGACAGATCTGCTGGACAGGTGTGGGGTATTCCGGGCCCGCCTGTTCCGTGAGTCCTGCGTGTTTCACCAGGGCTGCTATGTCAAGGACCTCAGCCGCCTGGGAAGGGACCTGAGGAAAACCCTCATTCTGGACAACTCGCCTGCTTCTTATATCTTCCACCCAGAGAATGCA GTGCCTGTGCAGTCTTGGTTTGATGACATGGCGGACACTGAGCTGCTGAACCTGATCCCAATCTTTGAGGAGCTGAGCGGAGCAGAGGATGTCTACACCAGCCTTGGGCAGCTGCGGGCCCCTTAG